From one Flavobacterium kingsejongi genomic stretch:
- a CDS encoding AraC family transcriptional regulator gives MKSVQVLDIQQFEKNTINPDFYANTFVKHLEFYHKSITIPHKHNFYVTVLFTQGSGIHEIDFNAYTIQPGSIFLLNPGQTHHWVLSDDCDGFIFFHTQAFYDFQFNSKSITNFPFFFSTQNPPFIYIDQEQLEKMIRSFTVILEEYENEYLLKRQKIISLIDMMYIDMTRLYEKENDTLVHKSNPYADKLKHLERLVETHFLTEKSPAGYADLMNISTKHLNRITKTVLGKTTSDLIIERIILEAKRMFVQSRDSFTNIALYLGYDDYAYFSRLFKSKTNETPSQFIERYK, from the coding sequence ATGAAATCAGTACAGGTACTTGACATCCAACAATTTGAAAAGAATACAATCAATCCTGATTTTTATGCCAATACGTTTGTAAAGCATTTGGAGTTTTATCACAAATCGATCACCATTCCGCACAAGCATAATTTCTATGTGACAGTACTTTTTACACAGGGAAGCGGCATCCATGAAATCGATTTTAATGCCTATACCATACAGCCCGGCAGCATCTTCCTGCTCAATCCGGGACAGACGCACCACTGGGTACTTTCTGATGATTGTGACGGATTTATATTCTTCCATACCCAGGCCTTTTATGACTTTCAGTTCAACAGCAAATCCATCACCAATTTCCCTTTCTTTTTTTCCACACAAAATCCTCCCTTCATCTATATTGACCAGGAGCAACTTGAAAAAATGATCCGTTCATTTACCGTGATACTGGAAGAATATGAAAATGAGTACCTGCTGAAACGCCAGAAAATCATCAGCCTGATCGATATGATGTATATTGATATGACGCGTTTGTATGAAAAGGAAAACGATACACTGGTACACAAATCCAATCCGTATGCTGATAAATTGAAACACCTGGAACGCCTGGTTGAAACGCATTTCCTAACGGAGAAATCGCCCGCCGGATATGCTGACCTAATGAACATTAGTACCAAACACCTGAACAGGATCACAAAAACCGTATTGGGAAAAACCACCTCCGACCTGATTATCGAACGTATCATACTGGAAGCCAAAAGGATGTTTGTACAATCCCGGGATTCGTTTACCAATATTGCACTATACCTGGGCTATGATGATTATGCTTATTTCTCCCGGTTATTCAAATCCAAAACCAACGAGACGCCTTCACAATTTATAGAGCGTTACAAATAG
- a CDS encoding DUF983 domain-containing protein, protein MSMILNIFRGRCPHCEKGRIFEKLGNPFLFQMPKMKQKCDVCGHSFEREPGFFFGAMFVSYAVAVPQMVVLLLACKALGLENIPIIIIVIIAFILLSTTNFRLSRTIWMYIFRNV, encoded by the coding sequence ATGTCAATGATATTAAATATTTTTAGAGGAAGATGTCCCCACTGTGAAAAAGGACGCATTTTTGAGAAATTAGGAAATCCATTTCTTTTTCAAATGCCGAAGATGAAACAAAAATGTGACGTTTGTGGGCATTCCTTCGAACGGGAACCGGGGTTTTTCTTTGGGGCGATGTTTGTGAGCTATGCGGTAGCAGTTCCCCAGATGGTGGTATTGTTATTAGCCTGTAAAGCATTGGGATTGGAAAATATCCCGATTATAATCATTGTGATTATTGCTTTTATACTCCTGAGTACTACCAATTTCAGGTTGTCGCGAACGATCTGGATGTATATTTTCCGGAACGTATAA
- a CDS encoding dienelactone hydrolase family protein, giving the protein MKKIILPLLLAVIVHTEALAQLKPVAYKDKDQKLNGFAIAPKKTTKSKPGILILPAWKGIDDHSKEVAQELSGLGYYAFVADIYGEGNYPKDLKEAGEQSGKYKKDYQLYTKRIDLARQELIKAGANADNIVIIGYCFGGTGVLEAARSGMDVRGVVSFHGGLGKEADRKNGPIKTGVLVLHGADDPYVPQKDVLAFQQEMRDGKADWEMIYYANAVHAFTEKSAGNDNSKGAAYNEKADKRSWKHFLMFLDETLKK; this is encoded by the coding sequence ATGAAAAAAATTATTTTACCCCTGCTGTTGGCTGTTATCGTCCACACAGAAGCGTTGGCACAGCTAAAGCCTGTAGCCTATAAAGACAAAGATCAAAAGCTTAATGGTTTTGCAATAGCACCCAAAAAAACAACCAAATCCAAACCCGGAATCCTGATCCTGCCTGCCTGGAAAGGTATTGATGATCATTCTAAAGAGGTAGCACAGGAACTGTCCGGTTTAGGGTATTATGCCTTTGTCGCTGATATTTATGGAGAGGGGAATTACCCAAAAGACCTGAAAGAAGCCGGAGAACAATCCGGTAAATACAAAAAAGACTACCAACTGTATACAAAACGAATTGACCTTGCCCGCCAGGAATTGATTAAGGCTGGTGCCAATGCTGATAATATTGTTATTATTGGGTATTGCTTCGGTGGTACAGGAGTTTTGGAAGCGGCCCGTAGCGGTATGGATGTTAGAGGTGTAGTGTCCTTTCATGGCGGACTGGGTAAAGAAGCCGATCGCAAAAATGGCCCAATCAAAACCGGGGTATTGGTATTGCATGGCGCAGATGATCCATATGTACCGCAAAAAGATGTACTTGCGTTTCAACAGGAGATGCGTGATGGCAAGGCCGACTGGGAGATGATCTATTATGCCAATGCTGTACATGCCTTTACGGAGAAATCAGCGGGAAATGATAATTCCAAAGGGGCTGCCTATAATGAAAAAGCCGATAAAAGATCGTGGAAACATTTCCTGATGTTCCTGGACGAAACCCTGAAAAAATAA
- a CDS encoding STAS/SEC14 domain-containing protein: protein MIEKLKDVPDTIAAFRAVGEITKEDFTNLVIPEVEALVQRTDKLNYLLLLDTELKEFSAGAWLQDALLGIKNITKWNRAAIVSDSEGVIQFTNAFSVVMPGEFKGFRKNELQLAIDWVAEKIDTIK, encoded by the coding sequence ATGATTGAGAAACTCAAAGATGTACCCGATACGATAGCCGCTTTTCGTGCGGTAGGCGAAATTACCAAAGAGGATTTTACCAACCTGGTGATACCGGAAGTTGAAGCACTCGTACAGCGTACGGACAAACTGAATTACCTCTTGTTGCTGGATACGGAGTTAAAGGAATTTTCCGCCGGTGCCTGGCTGCAGGATGCATTATTAGGCATTAAAAATATCACCAAATGGAACCGTGCCGCCATTGTATCCGATTCTGAAGGTGTCATCCAGTTTACCAACGCATTCAGCGTAGTGATGCCCGGCGAATTCAAAGGATTCCGCAAAAACGAATTACAGCTGGCCATTGACTGGGTCGCTGAAAAAATTGATACTATTAAGTAA